The following proteins are co-located in the Deltaproteobacteria bacterium genome:
- a CDS encoding 4Fe-4S binding protein yields MANLIYLKDVVTLSLDEGKCTGCGMCLVVCPQEVLVRQNGKVWIGNRDACMECGACMRNCPFGAITVEAGVGCAAAVINTALGREGSCRCILERDEEKTGERLPLAGPGPGACY; encoded by the coding sequence ATGGCAAATCTGATTTACTTGAAAGATGTTGTGACCCTCTCCCTGGATGAAGGGAAGTGTACAGGGTGCGGAATGTGTCTTGTGGTCTGCCCACAAGAGGTTCTGGTCAGGCAAAACGGAAAAGTATGGATCGGGAACAGGGACGCATGTATGGAATGCGGTGCCTGCATGCGGAACTGCCCCTTCGGCGCAATAACCGTTGAGGCGGGGGTGGGATGTGCCGCCGCCGTTATCAATACTGCGCTGGGTCGGGAAGGATCATGCCGCTGTATCCTGGAAAGGGATGAGGAGAAGACAGGGGAACGGTTACCCCTGGCAGGGCCGGGCCCGGGGGCATGTTATTAG